A window from Nitrospira sp. ND1 encodes these proteins:
- a CDS encoding multidrug efflux RND transporter permease subunit, giving the protein MNPSRLFIVRPVATVLTMIAILLAGALAYRQLPVSALPQVDYPTIQVMTFYPGAGPDVMTSSITAPLERQFGQMPGLNQMTSTSSGGSSVVTLQFSLDIDLDVAEQEVQAAMNAAATFLPRDLPAPPVYSKVNPADAPILTLALTSATLPLPQVRDFAETRFAQKISQLSGVGLVSISGGQRPAVRIQANPRALAAYGLTLEDLRTVVAAANVNQAKGGFDGPRRASIINATDQLFAGKDYKALIVAYRNGAPVRLSEVAEVIDDVENTKQAAWMNETPAVIVNIQRQPGTNVIEVVDRVKRLLPQLQGTLPSSVQVSVLTDRTTSIRATVRDVQFELVLAVALVILVIFLFLRTLPATVIPAVAVPLSLIGTFGVMYLMGFSLNNLTLMALTISTGFVVDDAIVMIENIARYIEQGESPLQAALKGSKQIAFTILSLTVSLIAVLIPLLFMGDVVGRLFREFAVTLSITILISAVVSLTLTPMMCARLLRERRNEQPGRFSQASQRVLDRIIAGYGRSLQWVLRRQRATLVVTGGTLALTLLLFLLIPKGFFPLQDTGVILGITEGPQAVSFGTMGERQQALARVILEEPAVESLSSFIGVDGTNSTLNSGRMYINLKPLGERMAGAGEIIRRIEARVAEVDGITLHLQPVQDLTVEDRVSRTQFQYTLEDADPEELNRWAPKLLESLQVRPELRDVSSDQLNQGLASLVEIDRNTASRMGITPQLITDTLYDAFGQRQVSTMFTQLNQYRVILEVMPEFQKGPEALQQLEVRGSGGSVPLNVFTRVTETMVPLVISRQGQFPAVTISFNLAPGGSLGEAVTAIRQVTHELGLPPSIRGSFQGAAQAFQSSLEHEPLLILAALITVYIVLGILYESYIHPLTILSTLPSAGVGALLALMLFRMEFSIIALIGIILLIGIVKKNAIMMIDFALEAERNEGKPPEQAIYEAGLLRFRPIMMTTMAALFGALPLAMGSGVGSELRRPLGIAIVGGLVVSQLLTLYTTPVVYLALDRLAARFRRDLGQEPVPEAVPVGQR; this is encoded by the coding sequence GTGAACCCGTCGCGGCTGTTCATCGTCCGGCCTGTGGCGACGGTCCTGACGATGATCGCCATTCTTCTGGCCGGGGCGCTGGCCTACCGCCAGTTGCCTGTCTCCGCCCTTCCGCAAGTCGATTACCCGACCATTCAGGTGATGACGTTTTATCCCGGCGCCGGACCGGATGTCATGACCTCGTCGATCACCGCGCCGCTGGAACGGCAGTTCGGGCAAATGCCCGGGCTGAACCAGATGACCTCCACGAGCTCAGGCGGCAGTTCGGTCGTCACCCTGCAATTCAGCCTCGATATCGATCTGGATGTGGCCGAGCAGGAAGTGCAGGCGGCGATGAATGCGGCGGCGACTTTCCTGCCGCGCGATCTGCCGGCTCCTCCGGTCTACAGCAAGGTCAACCCGGCCGATGCGCCGATCCTCACCCTGGCATTGACCTCGGCCACGCTGCCCCTTCCTCAGGTGCGTGATTTTGCGGAAACCCGGTTCGCGCAAAAAATTTCACAATTGTCCGGCGTCGGCCTGGTCAGTATTAGCGGCGGACAGCGGCCCGCCGTGCGCATTCAAGCCAATCCCCGCGCCTTGGCTGCCTATGGATTGACGTTGGAGGATCTTCGAACCGTCGTGGCCGCCGCGAACGTCAATCAAGCCAAAGGCGGATTCGACGGACCCCGGCGCGCCTCGATCATCAATGCCACCGACCAACTGTTTGCCGGCAAAGATTACAAAGCGTTGATCGTCGCCTATCGCAACGGAGCTCCGGTCCGGTTATCCGAGGTCGCCGAGGTGATCGACGATGTCGAGAATACCAAGCAGGCGGCATGGATGAATGAGACGCCGGCCGTGATCGTCAACATCCAGCGCCAGCCGGGGACGAATGTCATCGAAGTCGTCGATCGGGTTAAGCGACTGTTGCCGCAATTGCAAGGGACCTTGCCTTCCTCCGTGCAGGTCTCGGTGTTGACCGACCGCACCACCTCGATCCGCGCGACCGTCCGCGATGTGCAGTTCGAGCTGGTGCTTGCGGTGGCGCTCGTCATTCTCGTGATCTTTCTGTTTCTCCGGACGTTACCCGCCACGGTGATTCCGGCGGTGGCGGTGCCCCTGTCGCTGATCGGCACGTTCGGTGTCATGTACCTGATGGGTTTCAGCTTGAACAACCTGACGCTGATGGCGTTGACGATTTCGACGGGCTTCGTGGTGGACGATGCCATCGTGATGATCGAGAACATCGCGCGGTACATCGAACAGGGGGAGTCGCCGCTTCAGGCGGCGCTCAAAGGATCGAAACAGATTGCCTTTACGATCCTGTCGTTGACGGTGTCTCTGATCGCCGTGCTCATTCCCTTGTTGTTCATGGGCGATGTGGTCGGGCGCCTGTTCCGTGAATTTGCCGTCACGCTGAGCATCACCATCCTCATCTCCGCGGTCGTGTCTTTGACTCTGACGCCGATGATGTGCGCCCGGCTGTTGCGCGAGCGGCGGAACGAACAGCCGGGCCGGTTTTCGCAGGCGTCGCAACGGGTGTTGGATCGCATCATTGCCGGGTATGGGCGAAGTTTGCAGTGGGTGCTCCGTCGTCAGCGCGCCACGTTGGTCGTGACGGGCGGCACTCTGGCGCTTACCCTGCTGCTCTTCCTGCTTATTCCCAAGGGCTTCTTTCCGCTTCAGGACACCGGTGTCATTCTGGGGATCACGGAAGGACCGCAAGCGGTGTCTTTCGGCACCATGGGAGAGCGGCAACAGGCGTTGGCGCGTGTGATTCTCGAAGAGCCGGCCGTGGAAAGCCTGTCCTCCTTCATCGGGGTCGATGGGACGAACAGCACCCTCAACAGCGGGCGGATGTATATCAATCTGAAGCCGCTGGGAGAACGGATGGCCGGGGCGGGCGAGATCATTCGGCGGATCGAGGCACGCGTGGCGGAGGTGGATGGGATCACCTTGCACTTGCAGCCGGTGCAGGATCTCACCGTGGAAGATCGGGTCAGCCGCACCCAGTTTCAATATACGCTGGAAGACGCCGATCCTGAGGAACTGAATCGCTGGGCTCCGAAACTGCTGGAGAGCCTGCAGGTACGGCCGGAGCTTCGGGATGTCAGCAGCGATCAACTGAATCAGGGGCTGGCGTCGCTGGTGGAGATCGACCGCAATACCGCCTCCCGTATGGGTATCACGCCGCAACTCATCACCGATACACTCTACGATGCTTTCGGTCAGCGGCAGGTCTCCACCATGTTCACGCAACTGAACCAGTACCGCGTCATTCTTGAGGTGATGCCGGAATTTCAGAAGGGGCCGGAGGCGCTGCAGCAGTTGGAAGTGCGCGGGAGCGGCGGGTCGGTGCCGTTAAACGTCTTCACGAGGGTCACCGAAACCATGGTGCCGTTGGTCATCAGCCGACAGGGCCAGTTTCCTGCTGTGACGATCTCGTTCAACCTTGCGCCGGGAGGGTCCCTCGGTGAAGCGGTGACGGCGATCCGGCAGGTGACGCATGAGCTCGGCCTGCCCCCGAGCATCCGCGGGAGTTTCCAGGGCGCCGCCCAAGCCTTTCAAAGCTCCTTGGAACATGAACCCCTGCTGATCCTGGCCGCCCTGATCACAGTCTATATCGTGCTCGGGATTTTGTATGAGAGTTACATTCATCCGCTCACGATCCTGTCCACCTTGCCCTCTGCGGGAGTCGGCGCGCTGCTGGCCCTGATGTTGTTCCGTATGGAGTTCAGCATCATCGCGCTGATCGGCATCATTCTCCTGATCGGCATCGTGAAGAAGAACGCCATCATGATGATCGATTTCGCCCTGGAGGCAGAACGCAACGAGGGCAAGCCGCCGGAGCAGGCCATTTACGAAGCCGGACTCCTGCGTTTTCGCCCGATCATGATGACGACCATGGCGGCTCTTTTCGGGGCATTGCCCCTGGCGATGGGCTCAGGGGTCGGATCGGAGTTGCGGCGCCCCCTCGGGATCGCCATTGTCGGTGGACTGGTGGTGAGCCAGTTGCTGACTCTCTACACGACCCCGGTCGTGTATCTTGCCCTGGATCGATTGGCCGCTCGGTTTCGACGCGACCTTGGGCAGGAGCCGGTGCCTGAGGCGGTTCCGGTAGGTCAGCGATGA
- a CDS encoding MOSC domain-containing protein, which produces MFKRSTPGQIRLGRHNLAGDGQADLVHHGGVDKAVCAYPSEHWLYWRGILPPHRLTGGAFGENFTLEGLTEADVCIGDVFSAGTAVVQISQPRQPCWKLARRWQIKDLAVQMERTGFTGWYFRVIQEGTVEPGAPLQLMERPCPEWTVATANRIMHHERNNLAAAEHLSLCPLLSASWQQTLRQRCHNQAGPDPQHRRFGTTHSSSSSF; this is translated from the coding sequence ATGTTCAAGCGCTCTACCCCGGGCCAGATCCGACTTGGCCGGCACAATCTGGCAGGAGATGGACAGGCGGATCTCGTCCATCACGGAGGCGTCGACAAGGCGGTCTGTGCCTATCCGTCGGAGCACTGGTTGTATTGGCGCGGGATCCTGCCGCCCCATCGTCTCACCGGCGGCGCGTTCGGCGAAAATTTCACACTGGAAGGGCTCACGGAAGCCGATGTCTGCATCGGCGACGTCTTTTCAGCGGGTACGGCCGTCGTGCAGATTTCTCAACCCAGACAGCCCTGCTGGAAACTCGCCCGTCGCTGGCAGATCAAAGATTTGGCGGTACAAATGGAACGCACCGGCTTCACAGGCTGGTATTTCCGGGTCATCCAGGAAGGTACGGTCGAACCGGGCGCGCCCCTGCAGCTCATGGAACGCCCCTGCCCAGAATGGACGGTCGCGACCGCCAATCGGATCATGCACCATGAACGGAACAATCTGGCCGCGGCCGAACACCTGAGCCTCTGCCCGTTACTTTCCGCAAGCTGGCAACAGACCTTGCGGCAGCGATGCCACAATCAGGCAGGGCCTGACCCGCAGCATCGACGATTCGGCACGACTCATTCTTCGTCATCATCATTCTGA
- a CDS encoding MdtA/MuxA family multidrug efflux RND transporter periplasmic adaptor subunit codes for MAESVRFATLVKRWMIGLCAACLLAVGVYVLMTRSGEAQPRQAEKRPAMGARSTPVVAVAAKTSEINIYLNGLGSVIPMNTVTVKSRVDGQLMRVLFKEGQLVHSGELLAQIDRRPFEVQLIQAEGQMARDQAQMKNAQLDLERYRDLYKQNFIPKQQLDTQEALVRQYEGIVKADQGQIDNAKLQLTYSSIAAPINGRVGLRLVDAGNIVHANDPNGLLVITQLQPITVVFALAEDHLPAVFERLKAGKQLVVEAFDREQKRKLATGTLLTVDNQIDPTTGTVRLKAVFPNDDSSLFPNQFVNARLLLDIKQGVTVVPSAAVQRGPKGTFVYVVNEAEQTVSVRAVTVGVAQGEEAAIDTGLTSGEVVVVDGTEKLREGSKVELRPAAGAVPASQEAPAPGGEGRTRGKRT; via the coding sequence ATGGCTGAATCCGTGCGATTTGCAACCCTGGTGAAGCGATGGATGATCGGGCTGTGTGCGGCCTGCCTGCTGGCGGTGGGGGTCTATGTGTTGATGACCCGATCCGGTGAAGCCCAGCCACGCCAGGCGGAGAAGCGGCCAGCCATGGGGGCCCGGAGCACGCCGGTCGTGGCGGTGGCAGCCAAAACCAGCGAAATCAATATCTACCTGAACGGTCTGGGTTCGGTAATCCCGATGAACACCGTCACGGTGAAGAGCCGGGTGGACGGCCAGTTGATGCGGGTGCTCTTCAAGGAAGGGCAGCTCGTGCATAGCGGCGAATTACTGGCGCAGATCGATCGGCGGCCGTTCGAGGTGCAGCTGATTCAGGCCGAAGGACAAATGGCTCGCGATCAGGCGCAAATGAAAAATGCGCAGCTGGATCTGGAGCGCTACCGGGATCTCTACAAACAAAACTTCATTCCCAAGCAGCAGCTCGACACGCAGGAAGCGCTGGTGCGGCAGTACGAGGGCATCGTCAAGGCCGATCAGGGCCAGATCGATAATGCCAAGCTGCAATTGACCTATTCCAGCATTGCCGCGCCGATCAACGGGCGGGTGGGGTTGCGCCTGGTGGATGCCGGCAATATCGTCCATGCCAACGATCCCAACGGGTTGTTGGTGATTACGCAATTGCAGCCTATCACGGTCGTGTTCGCCCTGGCGGAGGACCATCTGCCGGCTGTCTTCGAGCGGCTCAAGGCCGGGAAGCAGCTGGTCGTGGAGGCCTTCGACCGGGAGCAAAAACGGAAGTTGGCCACGGGAACGCTGCTCACCGTCGATAATCAGATCGATCCGACCACCGGCACCGTCCGCCTGAAAGCGGTGTTTCCGAACGATGACAGCTCGCTGTTTCCCAATCAGTTTGTGAATGCCCGGTTGCTCCTGGATATCAAGCAGGGTGTGACGGTGGTGCCGTCCGCGGCCGTTCAGCGCGGGCCGAAGGGCACGTTCGTCTATGTGGTGAACGAGGCGGAGCAAACGGTCAGCGTGCGAGCCGTGACGGTGGGCGTCGCGCAGGGAGAAGAAGCCGCCATCGACACGGGTTTGACCTCAGGCGAGGTGGTGGTCGTGGACGGGACCGAAAAGTTGCGCGAAGGCAGCAAGGTCGAGCTGCGTCCGGCAGCCGGAGCGGTCCCGGCCAGTCAGGAGGCGCCGGCGCCCGGCGGTGAGGGGCGCACACGAGGGAAGCGGACGTGA
- a CDS encoding response regulator: MGMAWPFGLVADEKVCLGRVLVVDDEDSIRSLLRMTLAQAGYDVEEAEDGGRAVEVLNSGDNPLMVDVIICDIRMPRINGVEAIAYFRAQYPSLPVIVLTGYHDEQLASSLRKQGVVECLEKPAEREQILASVAQAIAGRRISFYP, encoded by the coding sequence ATGGGAATGGCATGGCCGTTCGGATTGGTTGCAGACGAGAAGGTCTGTCTAGGGCGGGTACTGGTGGTGGACGATGAAGATTCCATTCGCAGCCTGCTACGCATGACGCTGGCTCAGGCGGGGTACGACGTCGAGGAGGCGGAGGACGGCGGGAGGGCGGTTGAGGTCTTGAACAGTGGCGACAATCCGTTGATGGTCGATGTCATCATTTGCGATATCCGGATGCCGCGTATCAACGGGGTCGAGGCCATTGCCTATTTCCGCGCCCAATATCCTTCCCTCCCGGTCATCGTGTTGACGGGGTATCACGATGAGCAGTTGGCCAGTTCGCTACGCAAGCAAGGTGTGGTGGAGTGTTTGGAGAAACCGGCGGAACGGGAGCAGATTCTCGCGTCTGTGGCGCAGGCTATAGCCGGACGACGGATCAGTTTTTATCCGTGA
- the ada gene encoding bifunctional DNA-binding transcriptional regulator/O6-methylguanine-DNA methyltransferase Ada, producing MTSSTSTTRQINRTIRQDPRWVAILARDPAADGTFYYSVRTTGVYCRPSCAARQPLRENVRFHATCADAEQAGFRPCKRCRPEQPSSVDRQAAMVVAICRYIEQAERLPSLGELAHRAKMSPSHFHRVFTSVTGLTPRGYAVAHRATRVRFELGRDRPVTEALYQAGFNSSGRFYEASNALLGMTPSRYRAGGAQTKIRFAVGQCSLGAILVAQSERGVCAILLGDDPDALTRDLQDRFPRANLTGGDAAFERLVSTVVGFVEAPGRGLKLPLDIRGTAFQQLVWKALQRIPVGSTATYTEIATRIGSPKSVRAVGRACGANPLAVAIPCHRVVRNDGGLSGYRWGIERKRMLLERESSVAP from the coding sequence ATGACATCCTCGACCTCGACTACACGGCAGATCAACCGGACCATCAGGCAGGACCCGCGTTGGGTGGCCATCCTGGCCCGCGATCCTGCCGCGGACGGCACCTTCTATTATTCCGTCAGGACGACAGGCGTGTATTGCCGTCCTTCCTGTGCGGCGCGGCAGCCTCTGCGGGAGAATGTCCGGTTTCATGCGACCTGCGCGGATGCCGAGCAGGCCGGGTTCCGCCCGTGCAAGCGCTGTCGGCCCGAGCAGCCCTCGTCGGTTGATCGGCAGGCGGCAATGGTGGTCGCCATCTGCCGGTACATTGAGCAGGCCGAGCGGCTGCCGTCTCTCGGTGAGTTGGCGCACCGCGCGAAAATGAGTCCGTCCCATTTTCATCGGGTCTTTACCTCCGTCACGGGCCTGACGCCGCGAGGGTATGCCGTTGCGCACCGCGCGACACGGGTACGGTTTGAATTGGGGCGTGATCGTCCAGTGACGGAGGCGCTTTACCAGGCCGGATTCAATTCGTCCGGGCGATTCTATGAAGCCTCGAATGCCCTCCTGGGTATGACCCCGTCACGCTATCGGGCCGGGGGTGCACAGACCAAGATCCGGTTTGCTGTGGGACAGTGTTCATTGGGGGCGATCCTGGTGGCTCAAAGTGAGCGTGGGGTCTGCGCCATTCTGCTGGGCGATGATCCGGATGCGTTGACGCGGGATCTTCAGGACCGGTTTCCCCGGGCGAACCTCACCGGTGGGGATGCCGCGTTTGAGCGGCTGGTCTCAACCGTGGTCGGCTTCGTGGAAGCTCCGGGGCGAGGGTTGAAGCTTCCGCTCGATATTCGGGGCACGGCGTTTCAGCAACTAGTGTGGAAGGCCTTGCAACGAATTCCCGTGGGTTCGACGGCGACGTATACCGAGATCGCGACTCGCATCGGTTCGCCCAAGTCCGTGCGAGCGGTTGGGCGGGCTTGCGGGGCGAATCCGTTGGCGGTCGCCATTCCCTGTCATCGAGTCGTGCGCAACGATGGTGGCCTCTCGGGCTATCGCTGGGGTATTGAGCGCAAACGGATGTTACTTGAACGTGAGTCGAGTGTGGCCCCGTGA
- the cynR gene encoding transcriptional regulator CynR, with amino-acid sequence MEFRHLRYFLAVADALHFTKAAERLPVSQPALSAQIKQLEQEVGVPLFDRVGRSVQLTRAGSIFREHARRALREMELAQVAIAEEEGLQRGTLTVGVVQTVNAYLIPEIVGRFSTLHPLVSLKLDELSGPDIEAGVKNGSLGVAIGFVPVVSDRIESQPLFEEDLVLIASPRHRLAGRRHLSLSALGQESLILLPNMFCTRRLLDECFEQAGVQPKIIVEMNSIEGILATVRRSNLSTVLPRLSLGLARNRTLRAITLKNPTPRRGIGLLWKRGGYRSGAAKALTDQVRAVVGEHWRS; translated from the coding sequence ATGGAATTTCGCCATCTCCGGTATTTTCTCGCCGTGGCCGATGCGCTGCATTTCACCAAGGCCGCCGAAAGGCTGCCGGTTTCCCAGCCGGCGTTGTCCGCGCAGATCAAGCAGCTGGAGCAGGAAGTGGGGGTGCCGCTGTTCGATCGCGTGGGGCGATCGGTTCAATTGACGCGGGCCGGATCGATTTTTCGCGAGCATGCCCGGCGGGCCTTGCGGGAGATGGAACTGGCGCAAGTGGCGATTGCCGAGGAAGAGGGGCTCCAGCGGGGGACCCTCACGGTCGGTGTCGTTCAAACCGTGAACGCCTATCTGATTCCCGAAATCGTCGGCCGCTTCTCGACCCTGCATCCGCTGGTATCGCTCAAGCTCGACGAACTGTCCGGTCCGGACATTGAGGCCGGCGTCAAGAACGGGTCGCTGGGTGTCGCTATCGGGTTCGTGCCGGTGGTGTCGGACCGCATCGAGAGCCAGCCGCTGTTTGAAGAAGACCTTGTGTTGATCGCCTCCCCCAGGCACCGGCTTGCCGGGCGCCGGCACCTGTCCCTGTCGGCCCTGGGGCAGGAGTCGTTGATTCTGCTGCCGAATATGTTCTGCACCCGACGCTTGTTGGATGAGTGTTTCGAGCAGGCTGGTGTCCAGCCCAAGATTATCGTGGAAATGAATTCCATCGAGGGGATTCTGGCGACCGTTCGCAGGAGCAACCTCTCCACGGTCTTGCCGCGCTTGTCTCTCGGGCTGGCGCGTAACCGGACGCTCCGAGCCATTACGCTGAAGAACCCCACACCTCGTCGAGGCATTGGGCTCTTATGGAAAAGGGGAGGCTACAGAAGCGGGGCGGCCAAGGCGCTGACCGATCAGGTGCGGGCTGTCGTGGGTGAGCATTGGCGGTCATGA
- a CDS encoding TIR domain-containing protein — MSDSNFNAEKFDVFLCHNTEDKSEIRKIADDLSRRGLKPWLDEREMQPGKPWQAILENQIETIEAAAVFVGKSGLGPWQNMEMRAFISEFVERACPVIPVILPSAAETPKLPILLKSLHWVDFRNIDSDPLKHLIWGITGKKPDHQETNDSPSNDLQIPREANGKDLLPSKATQTIELRLPGNVEEFSPEQQLTLMQSLSALLKIGEVKVTKVVAGSIRLYLELKQEDADKLYSASKAGRLNGLSISDARLYPAIAIPPPQEQRAQLLILLDRVQEYWVDGVLKHSLHHEVLISLGKHAMDETVEPPWKHVIALPADRRLLLLQDRNINTIFDATGLLLILGEPGAGKTTSLLELAASLIQKAKNDPKERVPIVLNLSSWETKQSLEEWMAVELSAKYRVPMTIARTWLTQDYLVPLLDGLDEVHTAIQPDCVAAINAFIENNKPSGLVVCCRLAEYQWLPERLRLNGAVCIEPLSAQDVHNFLAAGGSQLAGLQQALGTDPVLQELSQTPLMLSIMSLAYEGAEGEALTRHRADSPKVRRDHIFRLYVKRMFERKVSITCPFSQDQIMDWLSWLARQMKKQAQSVFMVEELQPRWLDSTGQRLAYEAVTALSVGLIVTLAGEASAVLLGGLTELLLDCLKYGSIIGLSILLGCRSPSTVKNIAVSGLVFGLLVGLLGELLGGAANRIVGRLPDALAVTILTIRMLLIGLLGGIIGSLNEIRLIEIMRWQSTQFWRPMVSGSAIGLLLAGLLDVMNFLLTEHSDAFGGDKFWSFGFFGGLFGAVFGGLSDSVRVDKVSPNQGIRLSLKNGLVALSVSWLLFGLLFSLANEPRQAAVIGLVFGLGIGLSRGGSAVLKHYSLRLILWTTGATPLRFISFLDHCAKLIILKKVGGGYMFIHRTLLEYLSELPDRPRHTRF, encoded by the coding sequence GTGAGCGATTCCAACTTCAACGCCGAAAAATTTGATGTCTTCTTGTGTCACAACACCGAGGATAAATCGGAGATACGCAAGATCGCAGATGATCTGTCTCGCAGAGGACTCAAGCCATGGCTGGACGAACGGGAAATGCAGCCTGGAAAACCATGGCAAGCGATCCTTGAAAACCAGATCGAAACCATAGAAGCAGCCGCGGTCTTTGTTGGAAAGAGCGGGTTAGGCCCCTGGCAGAATATGGAAATGCGGGCCTTCATCAGTGAATTTGTCGAACGAGCCTGTCCTGTTATTCCAGTGATCTTGCCGTCAGCAGCGGAAACACCGAAGCTGCCCATCTTGCTCAAGAGTCTGCACTGGGTGGATTTTCGAAACATTGACTCAGACCCGCTAAAGCACCTTATCTGGGGAATCACCGGGAAGAAACCTGATCATCAAGAAACCAATGACTCACCCTCAAACGACCTTCAGATTCCACGTGAAGCCAATGGGAAAGACCTGCTTCCTTCAAAAGCGACACAAACCATTGAGCTTCGCCTGCCAGGAAACGTGGAGGAGTTCTCACCGGAACAGCAGCTAACGTTGATGCAGTCACTCAGTGCCCTTCTCAAAATCGGCGAGGTCAAAGTAACCAAAGTTGTGGCGGGCAGTATTCGATTGTATCTGGAACTCAAACAAGAAGATGCGGACAAGCTGTATTCTGCGAGCAAGGCAGGACGGCTCAATGGATTGTCTATCTCGGACGCGCGGCTGTACCCCGCAATTGCCATCCCTCCCCCCCAGGAACAGCGCGCGCAACTTCTGATTCTTTTGGATCGCGTGCAGGAGTATTGGGTGGATGGGGTGCTTAAACATTCCCTTCACCATGAAGTCCTGATTTCTCTGGGCAAGCACGCGATGGACGAGACCGTTGAACCGCCGTGGAAGCACGTCATCGCATTACCGGCTGACCGTCGCCTCCTTCTCCTGCAAGATCGCAACATCAACACCATCTTTGATGCGACGGGCCTGCTTCTCATCTTGGGAGAGCCGGGGGCAGGAAAGACTACTAGCCTGCTGGAACTTGCTGCCTCCCTTATTCAAAAAGCGAAAAATGATCCGAAGGAACGAGTGCCCATCGTGTTGAATCTGTCCAGTTGGGAAACGAAACAGTCCCTCGAAGAGTGGATGGCGGTCGAGCTGTCAGCGAAGTATCGCGTTCCGATGACGATCGCAAGGACTTGGTTGACGCAAGACTATCTCGTGCCGCTGTTAGATGGGCTGGATGAAGTCCACACTGCGATACAGCCCGATTGCGTGGCGGCCATCAATGCATTCATCGAGAACAACAAGCCGTCTGGACTGGTCGTGTGTTGTCGCCTGGCGGAGTATCAGTGGCTCCCCGAACGCCTAAGACTGAACGGCGCAGTCTGCATCGAACCGTTGAGTGCTCAAGACGTGCACAATTTCCTGGCGGCTGGCGGTTCACAATTGGCTGGGCTGCAACAGGCCCTGGGCACCGATCCTGTTTTACAGGAACTGTCTCAGACACCGCTGATGCTCAGCATCATGAGCCTTGCCTATGAGGGAGCCGAGGGTGAAGCTCTGACCAGACATAGAGCCGATTCACCAAAGGTGCGTCGAGACCACATTTTCCGACTCTACGTCAAACGTATGTTTGAGCGGAAAGTATCTATCACGTGTCCATTTTCTCAGGATCAGATCATGGACTGGTTGTCGTGGCTGGCTCGACAGATGAAGAAACAGGCTCAGTCTGTGTTCATGGTGGAGGAGCTCCAACCCCGTTGGTTGGACTCGACTGGCCAACGGCTAGCCTATGAAGCCGTGACGGCATTGAGTGTCGGGCTGATCGTTACACTTGCCGGCGAGGCGAGTGCCGTGCTGCTCGGAGGGCTAACCGAATTGTTGCTCGATTGCCTGAAATACGGCTCGATAATCGGATTGAGCATCCTCCTGGGTTGTCGGTCGCCATCGACGGTGAAAAATATCGCAGTCAGTGGGCTGGTCTTCGGGTTGCTCGTCGGACTGCTCGGCGAGCTGCTCGGTGGGGCGGCGAACAGAATAGTTGGACGGCTACCTGATGCGTTGGCTGTCACTATCTTGACGATAAGGATGCTTCTCATTGGCCTGCTCGGCGGCATTATTGGCTCGCTGAATGAAATACGTCTCATTGAAATCATGAGGTGGCAATCAACGCAGTTCTGGAGACCGATGGTTTCAGGATCGGCAATTGGGCTGCTGCTCGCCGGGTTGCTCGACGTAATGAACTTCTTGCTAACGGAGCACTCGGATGCGTTCGGCGGGGACAAATTCTGGAGCTTTGGGTTCTTCGGTGGGTTGTTCGGCGCGGTTTTCGGGGGGCTGAGCGATTCGGTCAGGGTTGACAAAGTCTCTCCGAATCAAGGAATTAGGTTGTCCCTCAAAAATGGGCTGGTTGCACTATCAGTCAGCTGGCTACTCTTCGGACTGCTCTTCAGTTTGGCCAACGAACCGAGACAAGCAGCGGTTATCGGGCTGGTATTCGGACTCGGCATCGGACTCAGTCGTGGCGGTTCAGCGGTGCTGAAACATTATTCACTACGATTGATTCTTTGGACAACCGGCGCCACGCCCTTACGGTTCATTTCGTTCCTCGACCACTGCGCGAAACTTATAATCCTGAAGAAGGTGGGTGGTGGCTATATGTTTATTCACCGGACTCTACTTGAATATCTTTCGGAACTTCCTGACCGGCCACGGCATACTCGTTTTTAA